In Streptomyces sp. NBC_00306, a single genomic region encodes these proteins:
- a CDS encoding Ig domain-containing protein, producing MSVETFLSSSSKRSDPAAAAQTPNSFTVSTQLMEDAVVASAVSMRDGRNQQALFANPFNKGSEEALIIDDEGHLTYLARTAASETGWKQQQVVVADEPALCDEVVTVVHPDGTVWAACVPTWAADDWLFLRLVQKGRTDKGEPICAWVREAGVLNDLPRSELGLAVSYSPDAGPTLISGHIETSGTDRQLVIGIVSASFLTPGSDGINGWTAVTRTVPNVPPDTISIAGGGFVSTRSTKGKPFHVVYLRDIRGSAERTIRVSFSGTQGQQPDTSIYGKFCGTWNAPALPQMNQQSDVGVAWLDPNGSLHFTYWTPNSRVEAGSLPVQLVRAQIWQDADNSLHVFGLDSRNTLQVIHQQAYVQDGDALRLRWTEARATSGAATTVSVGLHAKVAAYHLDPYPDYRPNELITMEGMLPSESFCICTQDLVNGEWAMDRVRLTSTEHPHLVSHYVADVTLVDGTGFAVPNQPVDVSADTLVEVQIDSRSYLVGPGRSARSMTGPTGKASISVAARGLTPAVIVLNAEGVANGTSIDFSAPVSDYLAGKGTLPSQRGLLNADELRNAQVTNARGEQQPLVADWNKIKDKYQLEPQTVVEHCKAVYGMATGDQKLPRMSVAGFRAPQEVKGYVIQFWDPSRPAFQIFRTQEQIDDYHAYRDSHPSYGGWWDDVTSWVSDVWEGIKTGATQIAEIFVDAVVKLAIWVGDAIVSLGEFIVETVEQAARAVEAVFQAIADAVQRAIDWLKSLFALKDIWDTAQALEKAFKSLGPIAVSTIDHLRPQARGWFADKEARFDALLDSLLAEYKGARMDDFQNKVPPATAPTGTPLEKDKLSTPQATWMYNKTFSSANPGLKALWDPPMRPQDEDTLADINDLLSSLLGSPSLESLIEQGKLLYDAIDKFCEVDSGSGAGRSAFEEVVEAVRSLVKKAIHALSDLADKFLEVSSKLSAKFWDLLDLPIPTVVGALLNTLYKWVGKMATGTEPTGDLTLGKLVCLIAAFFYTVVHKLIHGVDNPPFPGGDFPEIPLPPWDPRYDASSTPAEDDWEFNAQMVRLQAGFGIVCMVGQGLTVGVSDYYMPVYAAPDNPVPPKSVISTVALINAATDVFTLASLVYTIPPIMGDYKWENKEGAAAWGVQTARLVVDLGLTVVGHLIEKIGYRSTLLKNVGTVLNKAHHIFEGSIAHLLVGSVSLGCGVAAVQKHPPANEQLAQCALASAVLQNTPDIVQFFRAVVRWFFGAEPQVNYAYGVLAVVDGVAVAAANGLIGIPAAMAEEHPPTLDTTKTPPSQSKGTPFAWQPTGSGGTEAYNKPAVWEFSGLPPSLAGDAKTGKITGTLPDTARDYPITVTIKDSFSPPLGASHTFTLKVT from the coding sequence ATGAGCGTAGAAACGTTTCTCTCCTCTTCTTCGAAGCGGTCCGACCCTGCCGCCGCCGCGCAGACGCCGAACAGCTTCACCGTCAGTACGCAATTGATGGAAGATGCCGTGGTCGCCAGTGCGGTGAGCATGCGCGACGGCCGCAACCAGCAGGCGCTCTTCGCCAATCCCTTCAACAAAGGGAGTGAGGAAGCGCTCATCATCGACGACGAGGGCCACCTCACGTACCTCGCGCGCACGGCCGCCTCCGAAACCGGCTGGAAGCAGCAGCAGGTCGTGGTTGCCGACGAGCCGGCGCTGTGCGACGAAGTCGTGACCGTGGTCCACCCCGACGGAACCGTCTGGGCGGCGTGCGTACCTACATGGGCCGCCGACGACTGGCTCTTTCTGCGTCTCGTCCAGAAGGGCCGGACCGACAAGGGCGAGCCCATCTGCGCCTGGGTGCGTGAGGCCGGCGTGCTGAACGACCTGCCGCGCAGCGAACTCGGCCTGGCCGTGAGCTACTCACCCGATGCCGGACCCACGCTGATATCCGGTCACATCGAAACATCCGGCACGGACAGGCAGTTGGTCATCGGCATCGTCTCAGCCTCGTTCCTGACCCCGGGCTCCGACGGGATCAACGGCTGGACGGCGGTCACACGCACCGTGCCCAACGTGCCCCCCGACACCATCTCCATCGCCGGCGGAGGGTTCGTCAGCACCCGCTCGACAAAGGGCAAGCCCTTCCACGTCGTCTACCTGCGCGACATCCGCGGCTCGGCGGAACGCACCATCCGCGTGAGCTTCTCCGGCACGCAGGGGCAGCAGCCGGACACCTCGATCTACGGCAAGTTCTGCGGCACTTGGAACGCCCCGGCGCTCCCGCAGATGAACCAGCAAAGTGATGTGGGTGTGGCGTGGCTCGACCCCAACGGGTCGCTGCACTTCACCTACTGGACCCCCAACAGCCGCGTCGAAGCGGGCTCGCTCCCCGTCCAACTGGTACGCGCGCAGATCTGGCAGGACGCCGACAACTCCCTGCACGTCTTCGGCCTCGACAGCCGTAACACGCTGCAGGTGATCCATCAACAGGCATATGTCCAGGACGGTGACGCGTTGCGTCTGCGGTGGACCGAGGCCCGCGCGACCTCCGGCGCTGCCACCACCGTCTCCGTGGGCCTGCATGCCAAGGTCGCGGCCTATCACCTGGACCCGTACCCGGACTACCGGCCCAACGAGCTCATCACCATGGAGGGAATGCTTCCGTCCGAGTCCTTCTGCATCTGTACGCAGGACCTGGTCAACGGTGAGTGGGCCATGGACCGGGTGCGGCTGACATCCACCGAACACCCGCACCTGGTCAGCCACTACGTCGCCGACGTCACGCTGGTCGACGGGACGGGGTTCGCCGTACCCAACCAGCCCGTCGACGTCTCCGCCGACACTCTCGTCGAGGTGCAGATCGACAGCCGTTCGTACCTCGTGGGGCCCGGACGCAGCGCCCGGTCCATGACCGGGCCCACGGGGAAGGCCTCCATCTCCGTCGCGGCTCGCGGACTCACGCCCGCCGTCATCGTGCTCAATGCCGAGGGTGTCGCGAACGGCACCTCGATCGACTTCTCCGCCCCCGTCAGCGACTACCTGGCCGGCAAGGGCACCCTCCCCTCGCAACGCGGCCTACTGAACGCGGACGAGCTGCGCAACGCCCAGGTCACGAACGCCCGAGGGGAGCAACAGCCGCTCGTGGCCGACTGGAACAAGATCAAGGACAAGTACCAGCTCGAACCGCAGACCGTCGTCGAGCACTGCAAGGCTGTCTACGGCATGGCCACGGGAGACCAGAAGCTGCCCCGCATGTCCGTAGCGGGCTTCCGGGCACCGCAGGAGGTCAAGGGCTACGTCATTCAGTTCTGGGATCCCTCCAGGCCGGCGTTCCAGATCTTCCGCACCCAGGAGCAGATCGACGATTACCACGCCTACCGCGACAGCCACCCGTCCTACGGTGGCTGGTGGGACGACGTCACGAGCTGGGTGAGTGACGTGTGGGAGGGAATCAAGACCGGCGCCACGCAGATCGCCGAGATCTTCGTCGATGCCGTCGTGAAGCTCGCCATCTGGGTCGGCGACGCCATCGTCTCCCTCGGGGAATTCATCGTGGAGACGGTGGAGCAGGCCGCGCGCGCCGTGGAAGCGGTGTTCCAGGCGATCGCCGACGCGGTCCAGCGAGCCATCGACTGGCTGAAGTCCTTGTTCGCTCTGAAGGACATCTGGGACACCGCGCAAGCACTCGAGAAAGCGTTCAAGTCCCTCGGTCCGATCGCCGTCTCGACGATCGACCATCTCCGCCCGCAGGCGCGCGGATGGTTCGCGGACAAGGAGGCCCGGTTCGACGCCCTGCTCGATTCCCTGCTGGCGGAGTACAAGGGCGCCCGCATGGACGACTTCCAGAACAAGGTCCCACCGGCCACGGCGCCCACCGGCACACCTCTTGAGAAGGACAAACTGAGTACACCGCAGGCCACGTGGATGTACAACAAGACGTTCTCGTCCGCGAATCCGGGACTCAAGGCGCTCTGGGACCCGCCGATGCGGCCGCAGGACGAGGACACTCTCGCGGATATCAATGATCTGCTCAGCTCCCTCCTCGGTTCGCCGAGTCTGGAAAGCCTCATCGAGCAGGGCAAACTGCTCTACGACGCGATCGACAAATTCTGCGAAGTCGACTCCGGCAGTGGCGCCGGCAGGTCCGCCTTCGAGGAAGTCGTCGAAGCGGTCCGCTCACTGGTCAAAAAGGCCATCCACGCACTGTCGGACCTTGCCGACAAGTTCCTCGAGGTCTCGTCGAAACTCAGCGCGAAATTCTGGGACCTCCTCGACCTGCCCATCCCGACTGTCGTGGGTGCCCTGTTGAACACCCTGTACAAGTGGGTGGGCAAGATGGCGACCGGAACGGAGCCCACAGGCGACCTGACGCTCGGAAAGCTGGTCTGCCTCATCGCCGCGTTCTTCTACACGGTCGTCCACAAACTGATCCACGGCGTCGACAACCCGCCGTTCCCAGGCGGCGACTTCCCCGAGATCCCGCTGCCCCCCTGGGATCCGCGCTACGACGCCTCGAGTACCCCCGCGGAGGACGACTGGGAATTCAATGCCCAGATGGTCAGGCTTCAGGCCGGATTCGGGATCGTCTGCATGGTCGGGCAAGGGCTGACCGTAGGCGTGAGCGACTACTACATGCCTGTGTACGCGGCACCCGACAACCCTGTGCCACCGAAGTCGGTCATCTCCACCGTCGCGCTGATCAACGCCGCGACCGATGTGTTCACGCTGGCGTCACTCGTCTACACGATTCCTCCCATCATGGGCGACTACAAGTGGGAGAACAAGGAAGGGGCCGCCGCCTGGGGAGTCCAGACAGCCCGGCTCGTCGTGGACTTGGGTCTGACCGTGGTCGGTCATCTCATCGAGAAGATCGGGTACCGGTCGACGCTGCTCAAGAACGTCGGGACGGTGCTCAACAAGGCCCACCACATCTTCGAGGGCTCGATCGCGCACCTCCTGGTGGGTTCGGTCAGCCTCGGCTGCGGTGTTGCGGCCGTCCAGAAACATCCTCCCGCCAACGAGCAGTTGGCGCAGTGCGCGCTTGCCAGCGCGGTACTCCAGAACACACCGGACATCGTCCAGTTCTTCCGAGCCGTCGTCCGGTGGTTCTTCGGGGCCGAACCGCAGGTCAACTACGCCTACGGTGTGCTGGCCGTCGTGGACGGGGTCGCGGTGGCGGCGGCCAACGGACTGATCGGCATACCTGCCGCTATGGCGGAGGAGCATCCGCCCACTCTGGATACGACGAAGACGCCGCCTTCGCAATCCAAAGGCACGCCCTTCGCGTGGCAGCCCACCGGTTCCGGGGGGACCGAGGCGTACAACAAGCCGGCCGTCTGGGAATTCTCGGGCCTGCCGCCGTCGCTCGCCGGCGACGCGAAGACCGGCAAGATCACCGGCACGCTGCCCGATACGGCGCGTGACTACCCCATCACCGTCACGATCAAGGACAGCTTCTCTCCACCGCTGGGAGCGAGCCACACCTTCACGCTCAAGGTCACGTAG
- a CDS encoding regulator — protein sequence MTERPSQRIPNRQLAALIAEAGFSNAGLARRVDQLGLEHGLDLRYDKTSVTRWLRGQQPRGTTPALIAEVFTRRLGRRLSAQDLGLDACAPVYAGLEFAATPEEAVDIVGGLWRKDSGSHAELRKIAFTPAGLVVPSRDWLIGRADERVGRGDGTGARVPAQGGTSAVPRQRGTADRGPGQRVSGGDIAALRSVGELFRTLDHAYGGGHARQALVRYLEHEAEPMLRGSYGETTGRRLFAAVADLTRLAGWTSYDIAAHGLAQRYFVQALRLAQAAGDRAYGSYVLVTMSRQAVYLGHGREAVQLTRVAQQGMGSAAPPLVQAMLHSVEARGHGVLGEVRACTAALVRAERALETARPGDEVPHWARTFDEAQLADEMGHCHRDLQQYRPAIQHAERSLQLRAPGFARSRLFCRVVLASARLGLGELDQACALGAEAALQASEMRSARAVEYVRDFERRLEPYRDAAPVRGYRDRVSTLG from the coding sequence ATGACGGAACGACCATCGCAGCGCATCCCCAACCGCCAGCTCGCCGCGCTCATCGCAGAAGCCGGATTCTCCAACGCAGGACTTGCCCGCAGGGTGGACCAGCTGGGACTCGAGCACGGCCTGGACCTGCGCTACGACAAGACGTCCGTGACGCGCTGGCTCCGCGGTCAGCAGCCGCGCGGGACGACGCCCGCGCTCATCGCCGAGGTGTTCACCCGCCGCCTCGGGCGCCGGCTGTCCGCCCAGGACCTGGGCCTGGACGCCTGTGCGCCGGTGTACGCGGGTCTGGAGTTCGCCGCGACCCCCGAGGAGGCCGTGGACATCGTCGGCGGTCTGTGGCGCAAGGACTCCGGCAGCCACGCGGAACTGCGGAAGATCGCGTTCACGCCCGCGGGGCTGGTCGTGCCGAGCCGGGACTGGCTGATCGGGCGGGCCGACGAGCGTGTGGGGCGGGGCGACGGGACGGGCGCCAGGGTGCCCGCCCAGGGCGGCACGTCCGCCGTACCGCGGCAGCGCGGCACCGCCGACCGCGGGCCCGGCCAGCGGGTGTCCGGCGGCGACATCGCGGCGCTGCGCTCGGTGGGCGAGCTGTTCCGCACGCTCGACCACGCGTACGGCGGTGGGCACGCCCGGCAGGCGCTGGTGCGCTACCTGGAGCACGAGGCCGAGCCGATGCTGCGCGGCTCCTACGGCGAGACGACCGGGCGGCGCCTGTTCGCCGCGGTCGCCGATCTGACCCGGCTGGCCGGGTGGACCTCGTACGACATCGCGGCGCACGGGCTCGCCCAGCGCTACTTCGTCCAGGCACTGCGGCTCGCCCAGGCGGCGGGGGACCGGGCGTACGGCTCCTATGTGCTGGTCACCATGAGCCGCCAGGCGGTCTACCTCGGCCACGGGCGCGAGGCCGTGCAGCTCACCCGGGTCGCCCAGCAGGGCATGGGGTCGGCGGCGCCGCCGCTGGTGCAGGCGATGCTGCACTCGGTGGAGGCGCGGGGGCACGGAGTCCTGGGCGAGGTCCGCGCGTGCACGGCGGCGCTGGTCCGGGCGGAGAGGGCGCTGGAGACGGCGCGGCCGGGGGACGAGGTACCGCACTGGGCGCGGACCTTCGACGAGGCACAGCTGGCCGACGAGATGGGCCACTGCCACCGGGACCTCCAGCAGTACCGCCCGGCGATCCAGCACGCGGAACGCTCACTCCAGCTCCGCGCCCCGGGATTCGCGCGCAGCCGCCTGTTCTGCCGGGTGGTGCTGGCATCGGCACGGCTGGGCCTGGGCGAACTGGACCAGGCGTGCGCGCTGGGCGCGGAGGCGGCGCTCCAGGCGTCGGAGATGCGGTCGGCGAGGGCGGTGGAGTACGTACGCGACTTCGAGCGCCGGCTGGAGCCGTACCGGGACGCGGCACCGGTGCGGGGGTACCGGGACAGGGTCTCGACACTGGGGTAG
- the lipB gene encoding lipoyl(octanoyl) transferase LipB — translation MSELRFVRLGFGEDAVEYQEAWQKQREVHAARFQDEIPDTCLLLEHPPVYTAGRRTADSERPLDGTPVVDVDRGGKITWHGPGQLVGYPILKLPRPVDVVAHVRRLEDALIRACAEFGVETSRVEGRSGVWVLGDPVEQRPSLGGLSLDFDPRLEDEEFDPRLNGPEYAPSNAGQRREDRKLAAIGIRIAKGVSMHGFALNVNPDNTWFDRIVPCGIRDAGVTSLANELGRDVTMEEVLPVVEKHLRAVLENAELRPRIVDAAPDVTVEAAV, via the coding sequence GTGAGTGAGCTGCGGTTCGTCCGGCTGGGGTTCGGCGAGGACGCCGTCGAGTACCAGGAGGCATGGCAGAAGCAGCGCGAGGTCCATGCCGCCCGGTTCCAGGACGAGATCCCGGACACCTGTCTGCTGCTGGAGCACCCGCCCGTGTACACGGCGGGACGGCGTACGGCCGACAGTGAGCGCCCCCTGGACGGCACGCCCGTGGTCGACGTCGACCGCGGCGGCAAGATCACCTGGCACGGCCCCGGCCAACTGGTGGGCTACCCGATCCTGAAGCTGCCGCGTCCCGTCGACGTCGTCGCGCATGTGCGCCGACTGGAGGACGCGCTGATCCGCGCGTGCGCGGAGTTCGGGGTGGAGACCAGCCGCGTCGAGGGCCGCAGCGGCGTGTGGGTGCTCGGCGACCCGGTGGAGCAGCGCCCCTCGCTCGGCGGTCTGTCGCTCGACTTCGACCCGCGGCTCGAGGACGAGGAGTTCGATCCCCGGCTGAACGGGCCCGAGTACGCCCCGTCCAACGCCGGCCAGCGCCGCGAGGACCGCAAGCTCGCCGCCATCGGCATCCGTATCGCCAAGGGCGTCTCGATGCACGGTTTCGCGCTCAACGTGAACCCGGACAACACCTGGTTCGACCGGATCGTGCCGTGCGGCATCCGGGACGCCGGAGTCACCTCCCTGGCCAATGAGCTCGGCCGGGATGTGACCATGGAGGAGGTGCTCCCCGTCGTGGAGAAGCACCTCCGGGCCGTGCTGGAGAACGCGGAGCTGCGGCCGAGGATCGTGGACGCCGCCCCGGATGTGACCGTGGAAGCCGCCGTATAG
- the lipA gene encoding lipoyl synthase — MSAVAPDGRKMLRLEVRNSQTPIERKPEWIKTRAKMGPEYTQMQKLVKSEGLHTVCQEAGCPNIYECWEDREATFLIGGDQCTRRCDFCQIDTGKPQALDRDEPRRVGESVVTMDLNYATITGVARDDLDDGGAWLYAETVRQIHTMTAEREGGHTKVELLIPDFNAVPEQLAEVFSSRPEVLAHNVETVPRIFKRIRPGFRYERSLEVITRAREAGLVTKSNLILGMGETREEVSEALRHLHEAGCELITITQYLRPSVRHHPVERWVKPHEFVELKDEAEEIGFSGVMSGPLVRSSYRAGRLFGQAMERRNAVAAGKTG, encoded by the coding sequence GTGTCCGCTGTCGCACCCGACGGACGCAAGATGCTGCGCCTGGAGGTCCGGAACAGCCAGACCCCCATCGAGCGCAAGCCCGAGTGGATCAAGACCCGGGCGAAGATGGGCCCCGAGTACACGCAGATGCAGAAACTCGTCAAGAGCGAGGGACTGCACACCGTGTGCCAGGAGGCGGGCTGTCCCAACATCTACGAATGCTGGGAGGACCGCGAGGCGACCTTCCTCATCGGTGGCGACCAGTGCACCCGGCGCTGTGACTTCTGCCAGATCGACACGGGCAAGCCGCAGGCCCTCGACCGTGACGAGCCGCGCCGGGTGGGCGAGTCCGTCGTCACGATGGACCTGAACTACGCCACCATCACCGGCGTCGCCCGCGACGACCTGGACGACGGCGGCGCCTGGCTGTACGCGGAGACCGTGCGCCAGATCCACACGATGACCGCGGAGCGCGAGGGCGGCCACACCAAGGTCGAGCTCCTCATCCCCGACTTCAACGCGGTGCCCGAGCAGCTGGCCGAGGTCTTCTCCTCGCGCCCCGAGGTACTCGCGCACAACGTCGAGACCGTGCCGCGGATCTTCAAGCGGATCCGCCCCGGCTTCCGTTACGAGCGCTCCCTGGAGGTGATCACCCGCGCCCGCGAGGCGGGGCTGGTCACCAAGTCGAACCTCATCCTGGGCATGGGCGAGACCCGTGAGGAGGTCAGCGAGGCACTGCGGCACCTGCACGAGGCCGGCTGCGAGCTGATCACCATCACGCAGTACCTCCGCCCCTCCGTGCGCCACCACCCGGTCGAGCGCTGGGTGAAGCCGCACGAGTTCGTGGAGCTGAAGGACGAGGCCGAGGAGATCGGCTTCTCCGGTGTCATGTCGGGTCCGCTGGTGCGCTCGTCGTACCGCGCGGGCCGGCTGTTCGGGCAGGCCATGGAGCGCCGCAATGCGGTCGCCGCCGGAAAGACGGGCTGA
- a CDS encoding SCO2195 family GlnR-regulated protein, producing the protein MQAAPVRPVSATAIPSVTDALRAMESLLLGSGQRTARRNAWTSVLEDRRRAKDRVEAQHVLEAVAGRTS; encoded by the coding sequence ATGCAGGCCGCGCCAGTACGTCCCGTAAGCGCAACCGCCATCCCGTCCGTCACCGACGCCCTGCGCGCCATGGAGTCGCTGCTCCTCGGCAGCGGGCAGCGCACCGCCCGGCGCAACGCCTGGACATCGGTCCTGGAGGACCGCCGCCGGGCCAAGGACCGCGTCGAGGCCCAGCACGTACTCGAGGCCGTGGCCGGACGCACTTCCTAG
- a CDS encoding DUF4191 domain-containing protein, translating into MARKANSDSGESAENPGRLKQIALTYKMTRKADPKIGLILAGVGIVTFGVLLAIGYLIGHPIYLGILGFLLAFLAMAIIFGRRAERAAFGQMEGQPGAAAAVLQNVGRGWTTTPAVAMNRSQDVVHRAVGKAGIVLVAEGNPNRLKSLLAAEKKRMARIVVDVPVHDIVVGEGEGQVPLKKLRTTMLKLPRVLTGPQVTAANDRLRALGDLMSNMPLPKGPMPKGMRMPRGGKMR; encoded by the coding sequence ATGGCGAGGAAGGCAAACTCTGACAGCGGCGAGTCCGCTGAGAACCCCGGGCGGCTCAAGCAGATCGCCCTGACGTACAAGATGACCCGGAAGGCCGACCCGAAGATCGGTCTGATCCTCGCGGGTGTGGGAATCGTCACCTTCGGTGTCCTCCTCGCGATCGGTTACCTGATCGGTCATCCCATCTATCTCGGAATCCTGGGCTTCCTGCTCGCCTTCCTCGCGATGGCGATCATCTTCGGGCGCCGGGCCGAGAGGGCGGCGTTCGGACAGATGGAGGGCCAGCCGGGTGCGGCGGCCGCCGTCCTGCAGAACGTGGGCCGCGGCTGGACGACGACTCCCGCCGTCGCGATGAACCGCAGCCAGGACGTCGTTCACCGGGCCGTCGGCAAGGCCGGCATCGTCCTGGTGGCCGAGGGCAACCCGAACCGGCTGAAGTCGCTGCTCGCGGCCGAGAAGAAGCGCATGGCGCGGATCGTGGTGGACGTGCCGGTGCACGACATCGTGGTGGGCGAAGGCGAGGGCCAGGTGCCGCTGAAGAAGCTGCGCACCACGATGCTCAAGCTCCCCCGCGTACTCACCGGACCGCAGGTCACGGCCGCCAACGACCGGCTGCGGGCGCTGGGCGACCTGATGAGCAACATGCCGCTGCCGAAGGGGCCGATGCCGAAGGGCATGCGGATGCCGCGCGGTGGCAAGATGCGCTGA
- a CDS encoding RDD family protein translates to MDNRQAIGSWLSGPRAAAEDMGAEFGHRGRRLGLPESGPGSIAPLGRRFGALFVDWGLCLLIAYGLFAQGDRQAAGNWALGIFLALGLLTVGTVGFTPGKRLLGLRVVSEEGGRLGFVRVAVRTVLLCLAIPALIWDRDGRGLHDRLARAVQVRI, encoded by the coding sequence GTGGACAACAGGCAAGCAATCGGATCGTGGCTGTCCGGCCCCCGCGCGGCGGCCGAGGACATGGGCGCCGAGTTCGGTCACCGGGGCCGGCGGCTCGGTCTGCCGGAGTCGGGGCCGGGTTCCATCGCCCCGCTCGGGCGGCGCTTCGGCGCCCTTTTCGTCGACTGGGGGCTCTGCCTCCTGATCGCATACGGGCTCTTCGCCCAGGGTGACCGGCAGGCGGCCGGCAACTGGGCTCTCGGCATCTTCCTCGCCCTGGGGCTGCTGACCGTGGGCACGGTCGGTTTCACCCCGGGCAAGCGGCTGCTCGGGCTGCGCGTCGTGTCCGAGGAGGGCGGCCGGCTGGGCTTCGTCCGGGTCGCCGTGCGGACCGTACTGCTCTGCCTCGCGATCCCGGCCCTCATCTGGGACCGGGACGGCCGCGGACTGCACGACCGCCTGGCCCGCGCCGTGCAGGTCCGCATCTAG
- the glnA gene encoding type I glutamate--ammonia ligase, producing MFQNADDAKKFIADEDVKFIDVRFCDLPGVMQHFTIPAAAFDPDDELAFDGSSIRGFQAIHESDMALRADLSTARVDPFRRDKTVNINFFIHDPITGEQYSRDPRNIAKKAEAYLASTGIADTAYFGPEAEFYVFDNVRFQTSANESFYHIDSEAGAWNTGALENNRGYKVRYKGGYFPAPPVDHFADLRAEISLELDKNGLQVERQHHEVGTAGQAEINYKFNTLLAAADDLMLFKYIVKNVAWRNGKTATFMPKPIFGDNGSGMHVHQSLWQGGVPLFYDEQGYAGLSDTARYYIGGILKHAPSLLAFTNPTVNSYHRLVPGFEAPVNLVYSQRNRSAAMRIPITGSNPKAKRVEFRAPDPSSNPYLAFSALLLAGLDGVKNKIEPAEPIDKDLYELAPEEHAGVPQVPTSLPAVLDALEADNEYLQAGGVFTSDLIETWIDYKRTNEIAPIQLRPHPHEFELYFDI from the coding sequence ATGTTCCAGAACGCCGACGACGCGAAGAAGTTCATCGCTGACGAAGATGTCAAGTTCATCGATGTCCGGTTCTGCGACCTGCCGGGCGTGATGCAGCACTTCACGATCCCCGCAGCGGCGTTCGACCCGGACGACGAGCTTGCCTTCGACGGCTCGTCGATCCGCGGCTTCCAGGCCATCCACGAGTCCGACATGGCGCTCCGCGCGGACCTGTCGACCGCCCGGGTCGACCCCTTCCGCCGCGACAAGACCGTCAACATCAACTTCTTCATCCACGACCCGATCACGGGCGAGCAGTACAGCCGCGACCCGCGCAACATCGCCAAGAAGGCCGAGGCCTACCTCGCGTCGACCGGCATCGCGGACACCGCGTACTTCGGCCCGGAGGCCGAGTTCTACGTCTTCGACAACGTCCGCTTCCAGACGTCGGCGAATGAGAGCTTCTACCACATCGACTCCGAGGCCGGCGCTTGGAACACCGGTGCGCTCGAGAACAACCGCGGCTACAAGGTCCGCTACAAGGGCGGCTACTTCCCGGCCCCGCCGGTCGACCACTTCGCCGACCTGCGTGCCGAGATCTCCCTGGAGCTGGACAAGAACGGCCTCCAGGTCGAGCGCCAGCACCACGAGGTGGGCACGGCCGGCCAGGCCGAGATCAACTACAAGTTCAACACGCTGCTGGCCGCGGCCGACGACCTGATGCTCTTCAAGTACATCGTGAAGAACGTCGCCTGGCGCAACGGCAAGACCGCGACCTTCATGCCGAAGCCGATCTTCGGCGACAACGGCTCGGGCATGCACGTCCACCAGTCGCTGTGGCAGGGCGGCGTGCCGCTGTTCTACGACGAGCAGGGCTACGCGGGCCTGTCCGACACCGCCCGGTACTACATCGGCGGCATCCTCAAGCACGCGCCGTCGCTGCTGGCCTTCACCAACCCGACGGTGAACTCCTACCACCGCCTGGTCCCGGGCTTCGAGGCGCCGGTCAACCTGGTGTACTCGCAGCGCAACCGCTCGGCTGCGATGCGTATCCCGATCACGGGCTCGAACCCGAAGGCCAAGCGCGTCGAGTTCCGCGCCCCGGACCCGTCGTCGAACCCGTACCTGGCGTTCTCGGCGCTGCTGCTCGCGGGCCTGGACGGCGTCAAGAACAAGATCGAGCCGGCGGAGCCGATCGACAAGGACCTCTACGAGCTGGCCCCCGAGGAGCACGCGGGCGTCCCGCAGGTCCCGACCTCGCTCCCGGCGGTGCTGGACGCGCTGGAGGCGGACAACGAGTACCTCCAGGCGGGTGGCGTGTTCACGTCCGACCTGATCGAGACGTGGATCGACTACAAGCGGACGAACGAGATCGCCCCGATCCAGCTGCGGCCGCACCCGCACGAGTTCGAGCTGTACTTCGACATCTAA